The genomic stretch GCACCTTCTTGGATACATTACCGTATGCGTTCCCGCATTGCACGCAGGCCCTCACGCGCTTATAATTATGCGAAACCCAATTGCGGCAGGTGCGTATGGCAGGACACGTGCTCATCATCGAGGACGAGGCCAACATCGCAGACTTTCTGCGTCGGGGGCTGCTCTACGAGGGATACAGCGTCGAGGTGGCCCCGGATGGGGAGACGGGGCTGGCCGCGGCGCGCGATCGTCCCCCCGACATCGTGATCCTGGACCTGATGTTGCCCGGCATCGACGGAATGGAGGTCTGCCGGCGGCTGCGCGCGGCGTCCGACGTGCCTATCCTGATGCTGACGGCCAAGGACGCCGTGCCCGATCGGGTCGCCGGGTTGGATGCCGGCGCGGACGATTACCTGGTCAAGCCCTTCGACTTCGAGGAGCTGCTCGCCCGGCTGCGCGCCATCTTGCGGCGCCGAGCCCCTTCGCCCGAACAGGAGATCCTGCGATTCGCCGACCTGACGCTGAATCCCGCCACGCGCGAGGTGTGGCGAGGAAACCGGGCCATCGATCTGACGGCCAAGGAGTTCGACGTCCTGGAGCTGTTCATGCGCCATCCCCGTCAGGTGCTCACCCGGGACATCCTTTACGAGCGCATCTGGGGATACGACTTCAGCGGCGAGTCCAACATCATCGAGGTGTACATTCGCTACCTGCGCACCAAGCTGGAGGCGGGCGGGGAGCCTCGGCTTCTGCACACGGTGCGCGGCGTCGGCTATGTGTTGCGCGAACCCTAGCGGCTTTGCCTCAGGGCGGTGAATCCGAATGCCCATCCGAATCCGTTTGACGCTTTGGTATACCGGCCTCCTGGCGGTCATCCTCTTCGTCCTGGGCCTGGGCGTCTACTCCTTCCTCCGCCAGGCGCTCATCGCGGAGATCGATAACACCATCCGTAGCCACGCGGATGGCGTCGTCGCCCTCTTCAACGAGGAGAACGATCCCCTCACGGTGCTCATCTCCGGGCGGGCGCGCATCCCCGCCATCGACGTCTTCGCCTCCCAGGTGTACGTGCAGATCCGGGGGCGCGATGGGCATGTCGTCCAGCGCTCCACGAACCTGGGCGAATTCACGCTCCCCGGCCGGGAGGACGTCTTTCGGGCCAGCCTGGCCGGACAGGCCGTGACCTATGAGGCGAGGGAGGGGGAACGACACATCCGCATCTACAGCGCCCCCATCCGGCTGCGCAGCGGCCAGATCATCGGCGTCGTCGAGGTGGGGCAGAGCATGGAGGGCCTGGACGCGACGCTGCGCACCCTGCGCCTGGCGCTCATCATCGGCTCCGGGGCCGGGCTGCTCCTGGCCGCGCTGGTGGGCGCTTTCCTCGCCCGGGCGGCCCTGCGTCCCGTGGACGAGATCACCCGAACGGCTCGCCAGATCGCGATGGGACACGGGCCCGAGGAGCTGGAACGTCGTCTGCAGATCCAGCAGCCCAACGACGAAGTGGGACGGCTGGCCTCCACCTTCAATGAGATGCTGGAGCGGCTGGAGCGGCTCTTCCAGATGCAACAACAGCTGGTGGCCGATGTCTCCCACGAGCTGCGGACCCCCCTGACCACGCTACGCGGCAACCTGGACCTGCTGCGCCGCGGCGCCGTCGACGATCCCCAGATGCGAGAGGAGGCCATCGTCGCTATGGAGGCCGAGGTGAGCCGCATGAGTCGTCTGCTGTCCGATCTCCTGCTGCTGGCGCAGGCGGACGCGGGTATCCAGCTCCAGCTGGAGCCGGTGGAGATGGACACGCTCCTGTTGGAGGTCTACCGGCAGGCGCTGATGATGGCAGGCGGCCGCGTGAAGGTCCACCTGGGGCACGAGGATCAGGCGTTGGTGATGGGGGACGCCGACCGGCTACGCCAGCTCCTGCTCAACCTGGTGGACAACGCGATCAAGTACACCCCGCCCGGGGGAGAGGTGACGCTCTCGTTGGTCCGAGAGCCGGGCTGGGTCCGGGTAACGGTAGCGGACACCGGGATCGGCATCGCCCCCGAGGATCTGCCCCATATCTTCGATCGATTCTATCGGGCGGATAAAGCGCGCAGCCGGGCCATGGGCGGCACGGGACTGGGCCTCTCCATCGTCCAATGGATCGCCCAGGCGCACGGCGGGCAGATCACCGTGGAGAGCCGCCCCGGCGAGGGGAGCAAGTTCACCCTGTGGCTCCCCGCGCACTCCGCCCGTTCACCCTCCGCCGCGTCATAAGCTGAGAAGCAACGCCGTTTCATCTCGGCCTTGAGCCGTTAAAGCGGGTGAGGACATGACAGATAAACTGAGAGTAGGGGTCATCGGTTGCGGGGCGGGGCGTTTCCACGCGCGGGGATATGCCCGTCTCCCTGAGGTGGAGCTCGTGGCGCTGGCCGACGTGAACCCGGAGCGGTTCCGTCGCATCACCGACGAGATCCCGGTGCCTCATCTGTATACATCCTATGAGGAGTTGCTCGCCCGGGATGACATCGATGCGGTGAGCATCGCGCTGCCCAACTTCCTGCACGCGCCGGCGACCCTGGCCGCGCTGGAGGCGGGCAAGCACGTCCTCGTTGAGAAGCCGCTGGCTACGACCGTCGAGGATGGGGAGAAGATGGTGGAGACGGCCCACCGCACCGGCCGCAAGCTGATGATCTGCTTCAACTACCGTTTCCGAGGGGACAGCCAGGTCATCAAGCGTCAGATCGGGGCCGGGCGGCTGGGTGACATCTACTTCGCCCGGGCGGGGTGGCTGCGCCAGAGCGGCATCCCCGGCATCGGGAGTTGGTTCACCGATAAGGAGCGCTCCGGCGGCGGCCCGCTCATGGACCTGGGCGTCCACGTGTTGGACCTGGCCCTGTGGCTCATGGGATCGCCGGAGCCCGTAGCGGTCAGCGGCGCCACGTACGCCGCGCTCGGCCCGCGCGGCCGCGGCAGTTGGCGATTTGCCCGCTTCGAGCCAGGCTCCGATGGCTTCACCGTCGAGGACATGGCCACCGGCTACGTCCGCTTCGCCAATGGCGCCACCCTCTCGCTGGAGGTGAGCTGGGCCAGCTATACCCGCCACCCCGATGACTACTACGTGCATCTCTTCGGCACCGAGGGCGGCGCCGAGTTGAACGTGCATCAGTACAGTTTCACGGACACCGTGCGGCTGTTCGGCGAGGCCGAGGGCGCCTTCATGGAGATGAAGCCCCAGTATACCCAGGGGGGCGGGCACGAGACGCTGATCGAGGAGTTCGTGCGCTGCATCCTGGAGGACCGGGATCCCTCGCCTAGCGGCGAGGATGGGCTGCGCGTGTTGCGCATCGTGGACGCCCTGTACCGATCGGCCGAGGCCGGGCACGAGGTCACTATCTAACAGGGATGGGGAGGGGCGATTCATGAATTGCCCCTCCCTTGTCTGATGATCCATGCACGAGGCAATCACTCTGGAGACGCTGGACTTCCTCCTGAGCGAGCGCGGCGCAGCTGTCCTGGAGGCGCTCAAGCCCGACGACCTGCACGACCGAGCGGTCCTGGGCACCCTCACCCGGCTGCGCCGCTCCTGCTCACCTCAGGAGGCCGCCGCGGCCGTGGCGCTGGCCCGGCTGCGCCTGCGCGCGAGGGCCAAGTTCCCCCGGGCCGCCGAGATGTTCTTCACCGAGGAGGCGCTCCAGCAGGCGTCGGGCGAGACGATCAGCCGGTACCGCGCCCGACGGTACGCCGCCTTCGACCGCGTCGCCGACCTGGGCTGCGGCATCGGCGGGGACACCATCGGGCTGGCCACCGCCGGCCACGAGGTGATCGCGGTGGACCGCGATCTACTGCGCGCCCGCCTGGCCCGGGCCAATGCCCGCGTCCTCGGGCTGGGCGAGCGAGTGCACATCGTCTGCGCGGACCTGCGTCAGCAATGGTGGGGCACGTCCGCCGCATTCGTCGATCCCTCACGCCGCGTGGGAGGGCGACGCGTCTTCTCGATCTACGAGATGGAGCCTCCCCTGCCGGATATCCTCGCCCTGCGCGACCGGACCCCACACATGGGCGTGAAGGTCCACCCGGGCGTGGATGATCTGGGGCTTCCCTCTGACTGCGAGGTGGAGTTCATCTCCGAAGGCGGGACCTGCAAGGAGGCGGTGCTCTGGTTCGGGGATCTGTCCACCGGGGTGCCGCGGCGGGCCACCCTCCTCCCGGGCGAGCATACGCTGGCCTGGGAGCCGGTGGAGCCCGTGCCGGTGGGTCCGCCGGGCGCCTATCTCTACGAGCCGGACCCGGCCGTCATTCGGGCCCATGTGGTCGAGCATCTGGCCTGGCGGATCGGCGCCCGCAAGCTGGACGAGGAGATCGCCTACCTGACGGGCGACCGCGCCATACAGACCCCCTTCGCCCGTTGCTACCCCGTCTGGGAGGCGTTGCCCTTCAACCTCAAGGAGCTCAACCGGCGGCTGCGGGCGCTGGGCGTCGGCAGCGTGGTCGTGAAGAAGCGCGGCTCGGCGGTGGACCCAGAGGCGTTCCGCCGTCGCTTGAAGACGGTTCCGGGAGGCCGGTCGGCGGTGGTCGTCCTGACGCAGGCGGCCGGCCGGCCCATCATGCTGATCTGCGGAGAGGCGCTGTGAGTGAACACGACACGGCAAGGGATCTGGCGGAGGCGGTAGGGCGATTATTGCGAGCGCAGGGCAAGTGGGTGGCGCTGGCCGAATCGTGCACGGGGGGCCTCGTCGGACACCTCATCACGAACGTGCCGGGGAGCTCCGATTACTTCTGGGGCAGCGCCGTGACATATGCCTACGAGGCCAAGGAGCGCGTGTTGGGCGTGCGGCATGAGACGCTGATGGAGTACGGCGCCGTGAGCCCGGAGACGGCCCGGGAGATGGCTCAGGGCGTGCGTCGGCTCTCCGGCGCAGACGTGGCTGTGTCCGTGACGGGGATCGCGGGACCGGGCGGCGGCGGCCCCGGCAAGCCGGTGGGGCTGGTCTATCTCCACCTCTCGGCGCCGGATGCGGAATGGGGCGAGCGGCACGTGTGGTCGTTCGATCGCGAGGGGAACAAACTGGCCTCGGCGGAGGCCGCGCTGCGCCTACTCCTGCGCTACCTGGAACGCGCAACCCAGGGGCAGGTCTGAGACCTGCCCTAGAAGCCTGGGCACCAGGATTTCGGGCGAAGCCAGCCCATCATTCAGACACGCTCCAACAGGTCCGGCAATTCCGTCAGCGAGCGGATGACGGGGACTTCCGCTCCATCATACAGGCCGTGGCGGTCGATGAGCACGGCGGTGATGCCGATCTGCTGGGCGCCGCGCACGTCGGCCTCCGGATTGTCGCCCACATGAGCGACGCGCTCCGGCGGGGCCTGCGCCTGGTCCAGGGCAGCCTGGAAGATCGCCGGATGGGGCTTCTCGGCGCCTACCCGGGCGGACACCACGATGAAGTCCACGTACCGATCCAGACCCAGCGCCCGACACAGGTCGGGCAGATACCAGTCCCAGTTGGAGACGATGCCCAGCCGGTAGTCCCGGGCGCGCAACTGCTCCAGGGCCTTCGGGACATCCGGGTAGAGGCGGTAGGTGCTCGGATCGCGAGTGATCTCCACCAGCTTGCGCACCAGGCGATCCAGCAGCGCCTCGTCATCATATCCCAGCCGGGCCAGGATACGGCGCTCGATCTCGCGACGTCGCGCCAGGGACTGCCCCTCCTCGGCCGGGAAGGTGAGCGGCAATCTGGGGGCATCCTCCGTCCATACGGCGTAGGCGGCCATCGCCAGTCGTTCAGGGTCCACGCGGACCCCTGCCTCGGCATACGCCTTCCGATAGAACGCGCCCCAATCCGGCCAGGCGTGGATAAGGGTCTCGGCGAAGTCCAGGCAGATCACATCATATCGGGAACCACACATCAGCATCCTCGGGAGATGACACCATGAGTGAAGAACGGTGGATCGGCGAGCCGGTGATGGTACAGGCCCGCTTCCTGCCCGATGGACGGGTCGTGCCGA from Chloroflexota bacterium encodes the following:
- a CDS encoding Gfo/Idh/MocA family oxidoreductase encodes the protein MTDKLRVGVIGCGAGRFHARGYARLPEVELVALADVNPERFRRITDEIPVPHLYTSYEELLARDDIDAVSIALPNFLHAPATLAALEAGKHVLVEKPLATTVEDGEKMVETAHRTGRKLMICFNYRFRGDSQVIKRQIGAGRLGDIYFARAGWLRQSGIPGIGSWFTDKERSGGGPLMDLGVHVLDLALWLMGSPEPVAVSGATYAALGPRGRGSWRFARFEPGSDGFTVEDMATGYVRFANGATLSLEVSWASYTRHPDDYYVHLFGTEGGAELNVHQYSFTDTVRLFGEAEGAFMEMKPQYTQGGGHETLIEEFVRCILEDRDPSPSGEDGLRVLRIVDALYRSAEAGHEVTI
- a CDS encoding HAD-IA family hydrolase, which codes for MCGSRYDVICLDFAETLIHAWPDWGAFYRKAYAEAGVRVDPERLAMAAYAVWTEDAPRLPLTFPAEEGQSLARRREIERRILARLGYDDEALLDRLVRKLVEITRDPSTYRLYPDVPKALEQLRARDYRLGIVSNWDWYLPDLCRALGLDRYVDFIVVSARVGAEKPHPAIFQAALDQAQAPPERVAHVGDNPEADVRGAQQIGITAVLIDRHGLYDGAEVPVIRSLTELPDLLERV
- a CDS encoding HAMP domain-containing protein, with the protein product MPIRIRLTLWYTGLLAVILFVLGLGVYSFLRQALIAEIDNTIRSHADGVVALFNEENDPLTVLISGRARIPAIDVFASQVYVQIRGRDGHVVQRSTNLGEFTLPGREDVFRASLAGQAVTYEAREGERHIRIYSAPIRLRSGQIIGVVEVGQSMEGLDATLRTLRLALIIGSGAGLLLAALVGAFLARAALRPVDEITRTARQIAMGHGPEELERRLQIQQPNDEVGRLASTFNEMLERLERLFQMQQQLVADVSHELRTPLTTLRGNLDLLRRGAVDDPQMREEAIVAMEAEVSRMSRLLSDLLLLAQADAGIQLQLEPVEMDTLLLEVYRQALMMAGGRVKVHLGHEDQALVMGDADRLRQLLLNLVDNAIKYTPPGGEVTLSLVREPGWVRVTVADTGIGIAPEDLPHIFDRFYRADKARSRAMGGTGLGLSIVQWIAQAHGGQITVESRPGEGSKFTLWLPAHSARSPSAAS
- a CDS encoding class I SAM-dependent methyltransferase, with the translated sequence MTLETLDFLLSERGAAVLEALKPDDLHDRAVLGTLTRLRRSCSPQEAAAAVALARLRLRARAKFPRAAEMFFTEEALQQASGETISRYRARRYAAFDRVADLGCGIGGDTIGLATAGHEVIAVDRDLLRARLARANARVLGLGERVHIVCADLRQQWWGTSAAFVDPSRRVGGRRVFSIYEMEPPLPDILALRDRTPHMGVKVHPGVDDLGLPSDCEVEFISEGGTCKEAVLWFGDLSTGVPRRATLLPGEHTLAWEPVEPVPVGPPGAYLYEPDPAVIRAHVVEHLAWRIGARKLDEEIAYLTGDRAIQTPFARCYPVWEALPFNLKELNRRLRALGVGSVVVKKRGSAVDPEAFRRRLKTVPGGRSAVVVLTQAAGRPIMLICGEAL
- a CDS encoding response regulator transcription factor, which codes for MAGHVLIIEDEANIADFLRRGLLYEGYSVEVAPDGETGLAAARDRPPDIVILDLMLPGIDGMEVCRRLRAASDVPILMLTAKDAVPDRVAGLDAGADDYLVKPFDFEELLARLRAILRRRAPSPEQEILRFADLTLNPATREVWRGNRAIDLTAKEFDVLELFMRHPRQVLTRDILYERIWGYDFSGESNIIEVYIRYLRTKLEAGGEPRLLHTVRGVGYVLREP
- a CDS encoding CinA family protein, yielding MSEHDTARDLAEAVGRLLRAQGKWVALAESCTGGLVGHLITNVPGSSDYFWGSAVTYAYEAKERVLGVRHETLMEYGAVSPETAREMAQGVRRLSGADVAVSVTGIAGPGGGGPGKPVGLVYLHLSAPDAEWGERHVWSFDREGNKLASAEAALRLLLRYLERATQGQV